A window of Eucalyptus grandis isolate ANBG69807.140 chromosome 4, ASM1654582v1, whole genome shotgun sequence genomic DNA:
GTGACGATGATTATCTCCTCTCAGGAAGGAAGTTATAGTGAGGATCTCTATGAGCAACTGGACCAAGCAATGAAAGAAGTTGCATGTGCAAAACAGGAGGCACTAGAAGAATTGATCCGGCGTCAGAAAGCTGAGAAAACAGCAAATGAGGCTACCCGCAAAGTAAAGTCCTTGTTATGAGGCCTTACTCAGTTGTCAGTTGTATTGTTTTGAGGCAGCATGAATTGGTAGGATAAATTCCAAAAGCAGTTTCAAGCATTGATATGTAATCTGCTGATTTCCTTGCTTTGCAGCTTGAAGCACTTGAAAATAAATACAATGAGGAGCTAAGATTGAAGAAAGGTATTGAGGAATTGCCAGCACAAGAAAAGGAAGCATTGGAAGTTCCGAAGAAGTATAATGAGGAACTCTTGGCTAACCAAACAAGCGAACCCTCCGGTGCACATGGACAGGACTTCATTTCTGAGTTTTCTGGGTACAAATTAGAGGCAGCTTTACAGATTGAGGAAGGGGAGTATGGGACCACCTATAGAGGTTCACTTCATCACACGCAGGTGATCATCAAGATGATGCAACCCTGCAATTACCGTCAGGCGGTAAGGTGGTTTTGCATTGTTGGAATTTCCTGGAAGGCACACAaaacaatttaaataaaatattattagggCAATGGCATTATGAAGTTGTCTGTGGAACCAGGAAGGGGTCAAGTGACTGCAAAAACTTAAGAAGTACGCTGGTGACTCTAATTTGCTTAAAGATTGATACTGTAGtctaaatcttaaaacttactGGAGATCTGTTTATTGTTTTATATAGGGACAAGTCTTATAATCAAGATATCACGTCTTTATTATGGTAATCTAGTAATCTTTGTCTTGTTTGCTGGGGCCGTGTCGGGTTCTCTCTCCCATACTTGTCAGTTCTGTTTCAGGTTCGACGTGTGACGAAGTTGAGGCATCCTAATTTGGTAACACTCATTGGAGTCTCCCCCGACACTCCGGCTCTCATTTATGAGTACCCCCCGAATGGCAGCCTTGAAGACCAACTCGGCGCCAGGGACACCAGCAACCATCTATCTTGGCAAACTCGAATCTGTATTTGTGCAGATACGTGCGCCGCTCTTATGTTTCTTCACTCTTGCCACGGGATGGTGCATGGCGATCTGAAACCGGGAAATATTCTTCTTGACTCCAACTTCACGGCCAAAATAGCCAACTTTGGACTGCATTCTGCACCATCTCATTTCCCCTCGACGGGAGAGTTGTCTTTTGCCTCTGATGTTTATTCATTTGGTTATGTGTTGCTGCGGTTACTCACTGGGAGATCGGCCCTGAATCTAGATGAAGTGATGCAAAATGCATTGGATGGAGAAAACCTAAGTGGCGTGTTGGATCCTACAGCAGGGCACTGGCCATTCGAGCAAGCCACCGAGCTGGCTCACCTGGCGTTAAGTTGCCGTGACATCGACAGCGATAATCGACCGGATCTTGCGTCACAGGTGTGGCCGGTACTTGAACGGATGCGAACCGAAGCCTCTCTATCCAGTCGGTCTGGTCCAGAAGAGCCCAGCCAGCCTCCGGAGCATTTCCTTTGTCCAATCTCCAACGTGAGTCGGCTTACCATTTCATCTCGGCATATATTATTCACTGCTTGAACAGGGATCCATACGTTCGCCTGAATCATCATACATCGATCCTTGATTAACGTACTCGATTCGATCGTGCTTGTAGGAAATCATGCGAGATCCTCATGTGGCGGCAGATGGTTTTACTTACGAAGCATCGGAAATAAGACGCTGGCTTAGCGACGGCCACGATACTTCGCCCATGACGAATAATCCGCTTTCAACCCTCGATCTTTTCCCGAACCAGGCGCTCCGTTCAATGATTCAAGAGTGGCGGCAACGCCACAACCTTTAATTTTGGCATTCGAGTGTGAGTATGCTAAGAGAATGCTGTGGAATGCTGCATGGAATCCATTTCAGCTGCATCTCCATGTCCTGTAAATGAGATCATATCGTGGAAACTTACAAGGACACCGAAGAGGTGAGATCGCTTAAGCGAAACGGAAGTCCAATGGGATGTTTTCTTTGGACCATCAATTTGTacaatttatattattattagacttttagtttgttcaatttaattcttaagttattgataaatgttcaatttcGTCCATAAATTGTGTGAATATAAACTGTGTGAACATGACACAAATAGAGGGATCACATTTATCATAactcaaaaattatattaaataaattaaaagtttagaaatgacATTATATATTGGATTGGAATGTAtagatcatttatatcattttctcttttcatttttgttatttacaAATGTCAACACATGCCACATGAATGAAAAAACTCGTGTTTGAAAATTAAGCAAACCCACTTTATCACTAATTATTTGAAAGTAATAAAAGAAACGTCGTCGTAGGACTGAAAAGATCCATCTATATCCGAaagccaaaaatgtttttgtttgaatttttgctTTCCAAATTTACACTCACACTCACACTACCTATTTGTTGATTAATCACGCACTTTTTTCCCAATCATAATCACCaccttgtctttttttctttttctttttttgggaagaatcagtgtttttactttttgacaCTTCCTTGCCTCGGTGAAAAAATCAGGGAGTCAATCATCTTATCATTAAAATGGCATTACTAAATAAATTTGACGAAtacaatttataatattatcTCCAAAACTGCTGTGTGTGTGCATTGCGTGTGCATGAGAACTAGTAATTATATAAAACAAAGAAGACCTCCTACTTTTCAAAGATCACAATGATTTTGTTCTTCCCTAAATATCATCTATTATTTACTCTATAAATATTGAATCCATTGGCAAATGCGTAAACTGATAATATTCCAACATCCCTCTCATTttcaatattaataaatcttcTCTACCCCAAAAtgacattcctaaaattatCAAATGTAGATATTTTTCCCTTTCCACACATATTTACACAGTTTCCTCATATTGTAAATTTTCATCTATTATGTCTTTCCATAATTTAATGATTTGGATATTTCATATAATAAGgtgattttcttcaaaatttcaaatgtcAATTTCTTGCATACACACAATTGTGTGTTCTCATTTActagtattttaatatttataactagTGAAAAAAATGCACATAATTATTAacttacatatttttctttggatTTATATTTGTACAATAAATAGTCGAGGacatttataaacatttttttttattgaaaccTCTTAAAAGTGGGATGTCAGCTATTCTTCATTGAATATTACAATGGGATACAATATTTCGAGTTGGTATTTGATGgagttttcaaaaataaactCCATCCTATTAGAGCTTGCCTGTTTAGAATTTGCTTTTTGCGTTCTCACCaaattttagaatattattcaaattttaaaaatgcatggaaTATTATGTGCGAATATATGTGGCAAAAGTTTTGAGTATCGTTAAAATGCAGCCGCCACAATGGTgaggattttcttttgaaaaagtgGAAATGCTGTCTCTCATCCATAGTTGACGGATccaaattttgcatttttctagTGGGATTTTCATAACTCGGTGATAGCACTAGGCCCAGGAACAAGTTCATATCGTGTGTgcaggagaaaaagaagaaggtgaaaagagagaggagaagtgGGGGCAGGTCGAAAAGACCCGCTCGCATGCATAGGACGTTCATAATGGAATTTGCACATTCATTAAGAGAAAGtgttaaaaagttttaaacattttatatttatgttaatttagtcgtatatcttttttttttgttaatttagtcctaaatatttttacgttatactaatttagttctttttaattaattttgatttgattttgctgAATAGACGCCAACCGACTGAAATGACGTGATCGCCTggcgtgaataatttttaattatattttaattgttttttgaatttttttcttttatgttttttctgcATGAGTACTTAACGTTTTCTCTTCATggcgagaaaatattcagtggttgcTAACCACCAGGTCACCATCCTATGTGGCGCGCATGAGCTGAAGTGGCTCCATTGAAAGATCGACACGTGACCTCTGGTCTGGACTGGCCACGAAATGGAAAAGTCTAAaagttgagttttctttttctcgttccGCAGGCTGGCTGTCAGAAAAGGACGAGACAATAAATGCTCGGACTACCGcttaaaaaattctctctcttaatttcaattttcaagctcTTTACGttctttcttgaagaagaaCAGCCCAGacacttttctttctttctccagcGAGTCCACTGCCTCCGCCTCTCCAGAAAGCCTCGCCGGTCGTTGCTTCTCCCAAGAGCTCCGTCGGTCGCAACTGGTTCCTGCCTTTGCCTCCGCCGTTGCCTCTCGGAGCGCCATCGGTGGTTCCAACGAGCTCGAGTAAACCTTGCACGCGCTTCGCTCCTCTCTCTCGCCTGGATTTTGGGAAATCAAGCGACGAAGAAGAagcttccccattttttttgctttttcttggaGACATTTCTTGTTTTCGCCCAACTTGTATCCTTGTTTCGACACCGCCATTTGAAAAGCTCCTTTGTCGTTGTTAAGCTCAAAATCCTCTTGgtgtttttattctctgttGAAGTTCATTTCTCTTGACACTGTACAAATACTctgttttctttcccttttcttcgcCCGCTTTTGATTTCGATCTCAAAAACACCTTATTTGCAAACATTTTTCCCTTCATTCAAACACCCACAATGTGCACGCATTTTTTTAATGGGTGTGTTTTACTTATGCAAGATCCTAACACGTATGGGAAGATGCGAGTGTGCATGACGGTGTTGACATTGATCAAGGCTTTGGAGGGTGAAGCTTGCATCTTCATCATGACGTTCAGATAAACCCCTTTCCTTGGAAATATCTAAAGAAGCGAGGGCTTCGAGATGGCAAGCCTGGAGAGGTCACGGAGGAAAGTGTGGAGGAGGGTTTTCATCTTCATGGAGCTGGAAACTGGAAAGAGAAGGTGGAAGCTTTATGGAGAAACTACGAAGACGATGATTTTTTGCCTAAAATGTTGAACctacattttgattttgattttctgacCTTATGCAACATTAGCTTACCGCCGGGGAGATGGACGTAGATGGCATACTGAATAGTTTTAATTCTTCGTGAATGGTTGCAATTGTGGGATGGAAGGCATCAAATAAGGAGCTGATGATTTTTTTGCCTAAAATGTTGAACGCCAGATTTTGACTTACTCAGGGCTTTTCCAGTAAAGGATTGAGGATTAAGGATGAAAGATAGGTGAGGAAATGAGCAACGCTTGAAAGGAGTAGATATTAGTAGAAGCATGAGTATAAGTAGAAGGGAACTTGAGGAAAAACTTAAGGAAAAATTTGAAGCATGTAAAAAGATCTCTTGTTATCAACTAACTTTACATGAAAGAAAACGGCTTGTTTCTTTAAGCCTGCCATTCCCACTCTTGTCATTTAATTTGTACATTCTAACCTTCACCTGAAAGGTACGTTCAACCTGCTCAAAAATTTGAAGCCAAAAACACCCATAAAATAGAAACATGAGACACAAACTACATTTTCGCAGCCAAAGTTGGAGATTGATTATCTAATGATGCATCATTGGCTTCCAATAATCAGTCGTCAATAGTCAAGAAGGTGAGACGTTTCTTTGCCTCTGCAACTCCAGAGAAAGCTTGGGTACTTGCGAGCATGAGATACAGATTCTCCAGTTTGGCCACAATTGCTTGCTAGTCTCTTCTCCGCTTCCCGTGTCTTTCTTCTCCATTTACAAAAAAGACCACGTATCAACTCAACGATTCAGCGTTTAGGGGCTCAACATGACGCTACAGTATTAAATAATTGAATCAATATATTCACCAATATAAACAAGCAGaattctctctctatatatccATCGCTCTACACGATCAAAAGACACCAGCTTTTGCCTCACAAATGCACATCAAGAACCTAAAGAAGCCCACGATTACTAGGCTAAAGATATCTGCTTCATCGAGATGCAAAACTTTCCATCCTCTTCGTCTTCGTAGTTTCTCCATAAAGCTTCCACCTTCTCTTCCCAGTTTCCATCTCCATGAAGATGAAAACCCTCCTCCACGCCTTCCTCCGTGACCTCTCCAGGCTTGCCATCTCGAAGCCCTCGCTTCTTTAGATATTTCCAAGGAAAGGGGTTTATCTGAACGTCATGATGAAGATGCAAGCTTCACCCACCAAAGCCTTGATCAATGTCAACACCGTAATGCACACTCGCATATTCCCATACGTTGTAGGATCCTGCACAAGTAAAACAcacccattaaaaaaaatgcgtGCACATTGTGGATGTttgaatgaagggaaaaaatgtTTGCAAATAAGGTGTTTTTGAGATCGAAATCAAAAGCGGGcgaagaaaaggggaaagaaaacaGAGTATTTGTACAGTGTCAAGAGAAATGAACTTCaacagagaataaaaacacCAAGAGGATTTTGAGCTTAACAAAGACAAAGGAGCTTTTCAAATGGCGGTGTCGAAACAAGAATACAAGTTGGGCGAAAACAAGAAATGTCTccaagaaaaagcagaaaaaaatggGGAAGCTTCTTCTTCGTCGCTTGATTTCCCAAAGACCAGGCGAGAGAGAGGAGCGAAGCGCGTGCAAGGTTTACTCGAGCTCATTGGAACCACCGATGGCGCTCCGAGAGGCAACGGCGGAGGCAAAGGCAGGAACCAGTTGCGACCGACGGAGCTCTTGGGGGAAGCAACGACCGGCGAGGCTTTCTGTAGAGGCGGAGGCAGTGGACTCGctggagaaagaaagaggagaagtgtCTGAGCTGttcttcttcaagaaagaaCGTAAAgagcttgaaaattgaaattaagagagagaattttttaagCGGGAGTCCGAGCATTTATTGTCTCGTCCTTTTCTGACAGCCAGCCTGCggaacgagaaaaaaaaaaactcaacttttaGACTTTTCCATTTTGTGGCCGGTCCAGATCAGAGGTCACGTGTCGATCTTTCAATGGAGCCACTTCAGCTCACGCGCGCCACGTAGGATGGTGACCTGGTGGTTAgcaaccactgaatattttctccttcatGGCGGCTCCTTTTGGCCATTGTTGACTCAGCGAAGACTTCGAAAACAGGGAAGAGAGAACTTTAAGAAgagtaagggtgcgtttggatgggcatttaaaGCCCATCCAAGCCCCAAAGCTCTTTCACCCAAAAATGGGTGTTTGGAACCATTCCAAAGGCGCCAGTGAAAGTTTCGCCTTTAATGCTGAGCTCAAGGCTGGTGGAGGCCAGCCTTGAGCCttcagcattttcggaatgctgaAGGgccatttaatgaaaattttattttccattttaccCCAAAAATTTTTGAAACCCACCGTTGCCCctgcatttgtttatttttaaagaaaaagagcagcccttcgccggtccggcgaagggtgacggccgccggccggcgagccagatctggcgccggcggccgtcggctggaggtcgggcgacctccggcgagggtcgcgcgacccagccgagggccgccggaggtcgcccgacctcgggcgaccctcggcgagggtcgcgcgacccagccgagggccgccggaggtcgcccgacctcgggcgaccagGGTCGCTCGACCCAGGggccgcgcgacccaggcgaccGCCGCCTGGGTCTCGCGGCCGCaggcggccctcgcctgggtctcgcgagggtcgcgcgaccctggttgcccgaggtcgggcgacctccggcggccctcggctgggtcgcccgaggtcgagcgacctccggcggccctcggctgggtcgcgcgaccctcgccgagggtcgccgaggtcgagcgacctccggcggccctcggctgggtcgcgcgacctcgccgagggtcgcccgaggtcgagcgacctccggcggccctcggctgggtcgcgcgaccctcgccggaggtcgcccgaggtcgggcgacctcagccgacggccgccggcgccagatctggctcgccggcggccgcagcccttcgccggaccggcgaagggtttacctgatttttccaaaaaaaaaaaaaaagaaaatataataccCAAAGCCCTTTCCAAatgttttttaccaaacgcacgttcaactcaaagtccatttctaaaatttttttaccaaacacaaccgcattttcccaaataaactttgagctttcagcattgcATTGACTCAAAGCCGTgcaaaatgctgaaccaaacgcaccctaaagcCATCATCTGGAAGTTAAACTCATCTCAATTCTCAACCCAcacagaagagagagacagagacagagacagagacggCGATCATTGCCCTCTTGAAGCTGATGTGCGCCAGTCTATTTTTAAGCGAACGAATCATTGAAGAAACTCATCTGGGTCATCACTGATCAGCGTCTCCCGCAAGGTAAAGTTGCTCCGTTCGCTCGGTTCTTCTTCCCCCGTTTCGAGTTAAGCGGCGGCTATGGTGAAGTTCAGCGAGGGTGGTTCGCCGGCGAGGGTGGTCAACAATAAAATCTACGTGGCGGTGGGGAGGGACGTGCAGCAAAGCAAGGCGACCCTCTCGTGGGCATTGAAGAATTTCACAGGCGACTTTCGCGTCGTCCATGTTCATCAGCCGAATCCATCTGGTAAGTGACCGTGCTCAAAAGTGGCGGCTTTGCCAAGTTAATCCATATTATGCGTCGTCGCTTTTTGCAATCATCGATCGTCCGAAGACTCCGAACTGTGGAGTTGAACGGTGTCTGGCCACGACTTTCCAAGAGATTATAACCCGCAATGTTTTCCTTTTACCTTTTCGGTCTGCTGTGTATTGGCAAGGAGACACGGGACCTCGTACTTGGAATGTCGTGAATTCTCATATGGTTCATTTAATGGCGGCTTGAGCTTTCTTTTATGAGCTTAGGGTCTCCTCGTAGGCTCAATTATGTTCCCGCACCGTCTGATACTTTGCTCGGTAGAAGCTTTCGAGCGCACATGATAATCTGCTCGAGATTTCACTGCTGTTTTATTGTCCAAGGGATGACCATTTTTAGAGATCATTATGCTAATGACTTAATGAGATTGCTTTGTCAATCTCACTAATATCATCTCTTAGTCACCTGAATCCATGCGGCATATGTTGAAAGAGATTGCTTTGTCGTTTGTCAATTCCCTCAAAGGCGAGAATACATTTATGTCGATATGAAAATGCCATTGAGTGAACTAAGAATTGGGGACTCGGTAGTTTTGGTTAGCTTCATGGCCATTCGTTTTTCAGTTTGGGTGCTCTCTATCAACAGGAAGATCTCCAATGATTTCAGATGATGGTTCTTTGGGATTGCATTGAAGGAAGTTCATCTCTACCCAAGCACTTTATCGATTTTGGGTGTAAAAACTGCTTACCACGGATCTTATATTTCCACTAATGTGTGTTATGATGGTGGGTTTGAATCTATTTATTTGACTACTTAGTATGATTGTCTGAAGGATGATGCATCTGCAAAATGGTTTGGGAGATAAGTTTTCTCTGGCTCCTGAGTATGACCCGCTCTAGAGAAATAGTATTTGAATTCAAGTGAATTGCTAGGATTTCTTTCAAGTTCTAGTTAAATAAATTTTCCTCTGCTATAGTTCTGTAACAATTGTTTCCATTATGTAGTTGAACTCTGCCCCGCAGCACGCCCGTTTTATGGTAGTGGATCCAAAAATCCCCAAGAACTCGCAAGGCAAGAG
This region includes:
- the LOC104432096 gene encoding U-box domain-containing protein 33-like isoform X1, which gives rise to MEVGDGRSPARVVNDRVYVAVGRDVREGRSTLSWAMNNFDGHFRIIHVHQPHQLNPSPRLFYGGGSRNPQELARQEMERILDEYIHMCSQAGVPAQKRHVEMQDIGKGIVELIEQHAITKLVMGAAADRRYFEGMTQLTSAKAKFVNQHAHPSCHIWFVCNGHIIYSREGDLSTFDMDITSSVLPGRSVVESGLQNTRSPSLDSVHSRSNSSEVEDDLALVQYERGEGSNHVTESNSVRAYEGYSQNQSYTGMEGSYSEDLYEQLDQAMKEVACAKQEALEELIRRQKAEKTANEATRKLEALENKYNEELRLKKGIEELPAQEKEALEVPKKYNEELLANQTSEPSGAHGQDFISEFSGYKLEAALQIEEGEYGTTYRGSLHHTQVIIKMMQPCNYRQAVRRVTKLRHPNLVTLIGVSPDTPALIYEYPPNGSLEDQLGARDTSNHLSWQTRICICADTCAALMFLHSCHGMVHGDLKPGNILLDSNFTAKIANFGLHSAPSHFPSTGELSFASDVYSFGYVLLRLLTGRSALNLDEVMQNALDGENLSGVLDPTAGHWPFEQATELAHLALSCRDIDSDNRPDLASQVWPVLERMRTEASLSSRSGPEEPSQPPEHFLCPISNEIMRDPHVAADGFTYEASEIRRWLSDGHDTSPMTNNPLSTLDLFPNQALRSMIQEWRQRHNL
- the LOC104432096 gene encoding U-box domain-containing protein 33-like isoform X2; translated protein: MEVGDGRSPARVVNDRVYVAVGRDVREGRSTLSWAMNNFDGHFRIIHVHQPHQLNPSPRLFYGGGSRNPQELARQEMERILDEYIHMCSQAGVPAQKRHVEMQDIGKGIVELIEQHAITKLVMGAAADRRYFEGMTQLTSAKAKFVNQHAHPSCHIWFVCNGHIIYSREGDLSTFDMDITSSVLPGRSVVESGLQNTRSPSLDSVHSRSNSSEVEDDLALVQYERGEGSNHVTESNSVRAYEGYSQNQSYTGMEGSYSEDLYEQLDQAMKEVACAKQEALEELIRRQKAEKTANEATRKLEALENKYNEELRLKKGIEELPAQEKEALEVPKKYNEELLANQTSEPSGAHGQDFISEFSGYKLEAALQIEEGEYGTTYRGSLHHTQVRRVTKLRHPNLVTLIGVSPDTPALIYEYPPNGSLEDQLGARDTSNHLSWQTRICICADTCAALMFLHSCHGMVHGDLKPGNILLDSNFTAKIANFGLHSAPSHFPSTGELSFASDVYSFGYVLLRLLTGRSALNLDEVMQNALDGENLSGVLDPTAGHWPFEQATELAHLALSCRDIDSDNRPDLASQVWPVLERMRTEASLSSRSGPEEPSQPPEHFLCPISNEIMRDPHVAADGFTYEASEIRRWLSDGHDTSPMTNNPLSTLDLFPNQALRSMIQEWRQRHNL